The proteins below come from a single Eucalyptus grandis isolate ANBG69807.140 chromosome 3, ASM1654582v1, whole genome shotgun sequence genomic window:
- the LOC120291936 gene encoding receptor-like protein kinase 2, which produces MLDFSRIDISGLPATIVHLSHLEELRVQDCRDLTGEIPDAIGGLSCLRILDLSRTGISGLPATIAHLSNLEELRVQDCRDLMGEIPDAIGGLSCLRILDFSRTDAIGGLSSLRILDLSRTGISGLPATIAHLSHLEELRVQDCRDLTGEIPDAIGGLSCLRILDLSRTGISGLPATIAHLSHLEELHIQDCRDFTGEIPYGIGELPRLRILDFSRIGIFGLPATIAPLSHLEELHIQDYMGLMGEIPNAIGQLSRLRILDFSGTNISDLPTMITRHPHLVELRVRDCLHLMGKIPNGIGGLSSLRILEFSRTDCRHLTSEIPDAIGGLSRLRILDLSRTGISSLPGTIAHLSHLEELRVQDCRDFTGEIPYGIGELPRLRILDFSRTGIFGLPATIAPLSHLEELHVQDYMGLMGEIPNAIGQLSRLRILDFSGTNISDLPTIITRQPHLVELRVRDCLHLMGKIPNGIGGLSSLRVLEFSRTGISGLPATIAHLSHLEELRVQDCWELRGEIPDGIGGLSCLRILDFSRTGISGLHRHDCSSLSPRRVTCPDWRDLTGDIPDAIGGLSR; this is translated from the exons ATGTTGGACTTCTCTAGAATTGATATTTCTGGTTTGCCTGCCACGATTGttcatctctctcacctagaagagttacgtgtccAGGATTGTAGGGATCTTACGGGTGAAATCCCAGATGCAATTGGTGGACTATCctgcttgaggatcttggacttgtCTAGAACTGGTATTTCTGGTTTGCCTGCCACGATTGCTCATCTCTCtaacctagaagagttacgtgtccAAGATTGTAGGGATCTTATGGGTGAAATCCCAGATGCAATTGGTGGACTATCctgcttgaggatcttggacttctctagAACTG ATGCAATTGGTGGACTATCCtccttgaggatcttggacttgtCTAGAACTGGTATTTCTGGTTTGCCTGCCACGAttgctcatctctctcacctagaagagttacgtgtccAGGATTGTAGGGATCTTACGGGTGAAATCCCAGACGCAATTGGTGGACTATCCTGCTTGAGGATCCTGGACTTGTCTAGAACTGGTATTTCTGGTTTGCCTGCCACGAttgctcatctctctcacctagaagagttacatATCCAGGATTGTAGGGATTTTACGGGTGAAATCCCATATGGAATTGGTGAACTACCccgcttgaggatcttggacttctctagAATTGGTATTTTTGGTTTGCCTGCCACGATTGCTCctctctctcacctagaagagttacatATTCAGGATTATATGGGTCTTATGGGTGAAATCCCAAATGCAATTGGCCAACTATCtcgcttgaggatcttggacttctctggTACTAATATTTCTGATTTGCCTACCATGATCACTCGTCACCCTCACCTAGTAGAGTTACGTGTCCGGGATTGTTTGCATCTTATGGGCAAAATCCCAAATGGAATTGGTGGACTATCTAGCTTGAGGATCTTGGAATTCTCTAGAACG GATTGTAGGCATCTTACGAGTGAAATCCCAGATGCAATTGGTGGACTATCCCgtttgaggatcttggacttgtCTAGAACTGGTATTTCTAGTTTGCCTGGCACGAttgctcatctctctcacctagaagagttacgtgtccAGGATTGTAGGGATTTTACGGGTGAAATCCCATATGGAATTGGTGAACTACCccgcttgaggatcttggacttctctagAACTGGTATTTTTGGTTTGCCTGCCACGATTGCTCctctctctcacctagaagagttacatGTTCAGGATTATATGGGTCTTATGGGTGAAATCCCAAATGCAATTGGCCAACTATCtcgcttgaggatcttggacttctctggTACTAATATTTCTGATTTGCCTACCATAATCACTCGTCAGCCTCACCTAGTAGAGTTACGTGTCCGGGATTGTTTGCATCTTATGGGCAAAATCCCAAATGGAATTGGTGGACTATCTAGCTTGAGGGTCTTGGAATTCTCTAGAACTGGTATTTCTGGTTTGCCTGCCACGAttgctcatctctctcacctagaagagttacgtgtccAGGATTGTTGGGAACTTAGGGGTGAAATCCCAGATGGAATTGGTGGACTATCctgcttgaggatcttggacttctctagAACTGGTATTTCTGGTTTGCACCGCCACGAttgctcatctctctcacctagaagagttacgtgtccAGATTGGAGGGATCTTACGGGTGATATCCCGGATGCAATTGGTGGACTATCCCgctga